A stretch of Onychomys torridus chromosome 2, mOncTor1.1, whole genome shotgun sequence DNA encodes these proteins:
- the Hdhd3 gene encoding haloacid dehalogenase-like hydrolase domain-containing protein 3 has protein sequence MLRSTVNLISMAHRLQIRLLTWDMKDTLIKFRRPVGEEYASKARAHGLVVEATALEQAFQQAYKAQNHSFPNYGQSSSLSSRQWWMDVVLHTFHLAGVPDAQAITPIANHLYEDFSCSSTWQVLEGAETTLEACRKRGLRLAAVSNFDQRLEDILVGLGLRDHFEFVLTSEAVGCSKPDSRIFHEALRLACVEPAAAAHVGDNYRCDYQGARAVGMHGFLVEGPEPLDSSVRNSIPKEHILPSLSHLLPALDLLEASSPKS, from the coding sequence ATGCTGCGATCTACGGTGAACTTGATCTCCATGGCACACCGGCTACAGATACGTCTACTGACATGGGATATGAAGGATACCCTGATCAAGTTCCGCCGTCCTGTTGGGGAGGAATATGCCAGCAAGGCCCGGGCCCATGGGCTGGTGGTAGAAGCCACAGCCCTGGAACAAGCCTTCCAGCAGGCATACAAGGCTCAGAACCACAGCTTTCCCAACTACGGCCAGAGCAGTAGCCTTAGCTCCCGTCAATGGTGGATGGACGTGGTCCTACACACCTTCCATCTAGCAGGGGTCCCAGATGCCCAGGCCATTACTCCCATTGCTAATCACCTATATGAAGACTTCAGCTGCTCCTCCACCTGGCAGGTATTGGAGGGGGCTGAGACGACCCTGGAGGCGTGCCGTAAGCGCGGTCTGAGGCTGGCTGCGGTCTCCAATTTTGACCAGCGACTAGAGGATATCCTAGTAGGCCTTGGCCTGCGAGAccattttgaatttgttttgacATCTGAGGCTGTGGGCTGTTCTAAACCAGACTCACGAATTTTCCATGAGGCCTTGCGACTCGCTTGTGTAGAACCTGCGGCAGCAGCTCATGTTGGGGATAACTACCGCTGTGATTATCAGGGGGCCCGGGCCGTGGGCATGCATGGCTTCCTGGTGGAAGGCCCAGAGCCTTTGGACTCCTCAGTCAGAAATTCTATACCTAAAGAACATATTCTGCCCTCCCTGTCCCATCTCCTGCCTGCCCTTGATCTTCTGGAGGCCTCAAGCCCTAAGTCATGA